One genomic segment of Gemmatimonadota bacterium includes these proteins:
- a CDS encoding carboxypeptidase regulatory-like domain-containing protein translates to MSQTRLVLMLATLTAVAPAGAQTGTACLQGQVFDAPGSPLPGARVVVVGLGLSTISDAEGRFAFLRLPPDTISVRVTYIGYKAGLVSGLRLPPNGTITQDVTLEAAKVTISETGGLPPARMVGNAARPQPANLPVAATKCPIAVPEHGDGSYVDKLAVGDISRTVVLNEGVRPTPGQWLHPGSENTYVDGVPTQRRSMVRDTTVGLVQGTIRDGQRRPVAGARIAIEGTPYYALSDSVGHYALRNVSVGLVTLVLSKDGYGISRFEGLPVYSDRTTTRDLEFIPTGTQRP, encoded by the coding sequence ATGTCCCAGACTCGTTTGGTGTTGATGCTTGCCACGCTGACTGCGGTTGCGCCGGCCGGCGCACAAACCGGCACCGCCTGCCTGCAGGGGCAGGTGTTTGACGCGCCCGGTTCCCCGTTGCCGGGGGCGCGCGTCGTCGTCGTCGGGTTGGGTCTCTCCACGATTTCGGATGCCGAGGGGCGCTTCGCGTTCCTCCGGCTGCCACCAGATACCATCAGCGTCCGCGTGACGTATATCGGCTACAAGGCGGGGCTCGTGTCGGGGCTTCGACTGCCGCCCAACGGGACGATCACGCAGGACGTCACCCTCGAAGCAGCGAAGGTGACCATCTCGGAGACCGGGGGGCTACCACCGGCGAGGATGGTCGGCAATGCCGCGCGACCGCAGCCAGCGAACCTGCCGGTGGCTGCCACAAAATGCCCGATTGCGGTGCCCGAGCACGGTGACGGGAGCTATGTCGACAAGCTCGCGGTCGGCGATATTTCCCGCACCGTCGTGCTCAACGAGGGAGTCCGGCCCACCCCGGGCCAGTGGCTGCACCCGGGCAGCGAGAACACCTACGTCGACGGCGTCCCGACGCAGCGCCGCTCAATGGTTCGGGATACGACGGTGGGCCTCGTCCAGGGGACAATCCGCGATGGTCAGCGTCGACCAGTGGCGGGCGCGCGGATCGCGATCGAGGGGACTCCCTACTACGCGTTGAGCGACAGCGTCGGCCATTACGCTTTGCGTAACGTCTCCGTGGGGTTGGTGACGCTGGTCCTGTCCAAGGACGGCTACGGGATCAGTCGTTTCGAGGGACTGCCGGTCTACTCGGATCGGACGACAACCCGCGATCTCGAATTCATTCCAACCGGCACCCAGCGACCCTGA
- a CDS encoding pyridoxal phosphate-dependent aminotransferase — MSHRKSAKLATVAYDIRGPVLDKARRMQAAGESIIQLNIGNVAAFGLQPPDAMVAAMIARFPQEAGYTDSKGLLAPREAVAHYAATKGIAGVTADDVYLGNGVSELIQVAINALLNDGDEVLIPTPDYPLYTALVGLAGGVPVHYRCDEAADWLPDLDDIRRQVTPRTRAIFVCNPNNPTGALYPESMLRELLQIAREHNLVVLADEIYDQTLYDGHAHTSVASLADDVLVLTFNGLSKNYRACGFRAGWMIVSGDRAAARDYVEGLTMLASLRLCSNTPGQIAIQAALEGDCSIAPLVAPGGRLQRQRDLAHALLSEIPGVTAVKPKAALYLFPRLDPAIYPIADDQQFAYDLLAEERLLIVQGTGFHWIANDHFRLVFLPEEAVLRDAIGRLAAFLARYRERMSS, encoded by the coding sequence ATGTCCCACCGCAAATCCGCCAAGCTCGCCACCGTCGCCTACGACATCCGAGGCCCCGTGCTCGACAAGGCGCGCCGGATGCAGGCCGCAGGGGAGTCGATCATCCAGCTCAACATCGGCAACGTGGCGGCCTTCGGCCTGCAGCCTCCCGACGCGATGGTCGCGGCGATGATCGCGCGCTTCCCGCAGGAGGCCGGCTACACCGACAGCAAGGGACTGCTGGCGCCGCGGGAGGCGGTCGCGCACTACGCCGCGACCAAGGGCATCGCCGGCGTGACGGCCGACGATGTCTACCTCGGCAATGGCGTTTCGGAGCTCATCCAGGTGGCCATCAACGCCCTGCTGAACGATGGTGACGAGGTCCTGATCCCGACGCCCGACTATCCCCTCTACACCGCGCTGGTCGGCCTCGCCGGCGGAGTGCCGGTCCACTACCGCTGCGATGAGGCGGCCGACTGGTTGCCGGACCTCGATGATATCCGCCGTCAGGTGACGCCGCGCACCCGGGCGATCTTCGTGTGCAATCCGAACAATCCGACAGGTGCCCTCTACCCTGAGTCAATGCTCCGCGAGCTCCTGCAGATCGCGCGAGAGCACAACCTGGTCGTGCTCGCCGACGAGATCTACGATCAGACGCTGTATGACGGCCACGCGCACACCAGTGTCGCGTCGCTCGCCGACGACGTGCTGGTCCTCACCTTCAACGGGTTGTCGAAGAACTATCGCGCGTGCGGCTTCCGTGCTGGCTGGATGATCGTCTCGGGCGATCGCGCGGCCGCGCGGGACTACGTCGAAGGGCTGACGATGCTCGCGTCGCTGCGGCTCTGCTCGAACACCCCGGGGCAGATCGCCATTCAGGCCGCACTGGAGGGCGACTGTTCGATTGCGCCGCTGGTCGCGCCAGGAGGCCGCCTGCAACGCCAGCGTGACCTCGCGCACGCGCTGCTCTCGGAGATTCCCGGCGTCACTGCGGTCAAGCCGAAGGCCGCGCTCTACCTCTTTCCGCGTCTCGATCCGGCGATCTACCCGATCGCCGATGACCAGCAGTTCGCCTACGACCTGCTGGCCGAGGAGCGTTTGCTGATCGTGCAGGGCACGGGCTTCCACTGGATCGCCAACGACCACTTCCGACTGGTCTTCCTCCCCGAGGAGGCGGTCCTGCGCGACGCGATCGGGCGGCTGGCGGCGTTCCTCGCTCGCTACCGCGAGCGCATGAGTTCGTAG
- a CDS encoding carboxypeptidase regulatory-like domain-containing protein produces MRLFRLLALLTLGLPSLGHAQAIRGRVVDAAQGLPIAGALVELQDSAGRVLRRTIASPTGAYQLVVPRPAAYRVRVAAIGFTIHPVMVARIGAASIALPDFRLEPAVTILPDVVAAGKRRACGPDIMADPLLGRLLEAGQAALTQIEATLEVGTEFPFQEVATRTVVTATVDSVRADTTTGILAGWPLQSIDPETLRRDGFSRVLAPAEGVGRVYYGPDLRVLFADWFLDGHCFSFSRDVRDAAAGVIRVRYEPRARTGLVDISGELVLDVSTLALRELTFAHENLPAFMPKGSAGGRIAFALQEGDGWLPVRWEIYAPMEMATVGMSSQRDLVVASRAPAMTIHGEVRGRVVLVGTIVPPPPP; encoded by the coding sequence ATGCGCCTCTTCCGATTGCTCGCCCTGCTAACCCTCGGTCTGCCGTCGCTCGGCCACGCGCAGGCAATCCGCGGTCGCGTCGTCGACGCGGCGCAGGGGCTCCCGATCGCCGGCGCCCTCGTCGAATTGCAGGACAGCGCCGGACGGGTGCTGCGGCGCACGATTGCCTCCCCGACCGGTGCCTACCAGCTGGTCGTGCCGCGACCGGCCGCTTATCGCGTGCGGGTCGCCGCAATCGGCTTCACGATCCATCCGGTCATGGTGGCGCGGATCGGCGCGGCGAGCATCGCGCTCCCCGATTTCCGCCTCGAACCGGCGGTGACGATTCTCCCCGACGTGGTGGCCGCCGGGAAACGTCGTGCCTGCGGGCCGGACATCATGGCGGATCCCCTCCTCGGACGCCTCCTCGAGGCGGGGCAGGCGGCGCTCACCCAGATCGAGGCGACGCTCGAGGTCGGGACCGAGTTTCCCTTTCAGGAGGTGGCGACCCGGACGGTCGTGACCGCGACGGTTGACTCGGTGCGTGCCGATACGACAACGGGCATCCTCGCCGGCTGGCCGCTCCAGAGCATCGACCCCGAGACGCTCCGCCGCGACGGCTTCTCGCGCGTGCTCGCTCCCGCGGAGGGGGTCGGCCGGGTGTACTACGGTCCGGACCTGCGCGTGCTCTTTGCCGACTGGTTCCTGGACGGCCACTGCTTCTCCTTCTCGCGGGATGTGCGGGACGCAGCCGCGGGGGTGATCCGCGTCCGCTACGAGCCGCGCGCCCGGACCGGGCTGGTCGACATCTCGGGCGAGCTCGTGCTCGATGTCTCGACCCTGGCGCTGCGCGAACTGACCTTCGCGCATGAGAACCTCCCCGCGTTCATGCCGAAGGGGAGCGCCGGCGGCAGGATCGCGTTCGCCCTGCAGGAGGGTGATGGCTGGCTGCCGGTGCGCTGGGAGATCTACGCCCCCATGGAAATGGCGACGGTCGGGATGAGCAGCCAGCGTGATCTGGTCGTTGCGAGTCGCGCCCCCGCCATGACGATTCATGGCGAGGTCCGAGGGCGCGTCGTGCTGGTTGGGACCATCGTCCCGCCTCCCCCACCATGA
- a CDS encoding carboxypeptidase regulatory-like domain-containing protein has product MTSRAMRLLRLLLLLALGQPSLGHAQAIRGRVVDAVQGLPVAGALVELQDSTGRALQRGVSSPSGSFRFVTAGPAMYRVRIAAIGYTMRPVDAVRVTDADAVMPDVRLEPAATILPDVIAAGKRRACGPDILADPLLSRLLEGGRASLTLIEATLGVGARFTVQEVVTRTVDLSRGTTVRADTSRRQLTAWPLQSVDPETLRREGFSRQLTPEEGRGRVYNGPDLRVLFADWFIDSHCFSFNLNDKDEAAGVIRVKYEPQGKSKLVDVSGELVIDAANLALREFSFVHRNLPKHIKEGKAGGMIAFARLESGAWLPVRWEIFAPIESNAVTYPTGRSIVISGGRPVSPRPIIRPIVNGSVQLTGALLDVRGN; this is encoded by the coding sequence ATGACCTCACGCGCGATGCGCCTGCTTCGACTGTTGCTGCTGCTCGCCCTCGGGCAGCCGTCGCTCGGCCACGCGCAGGCGATCCGCGGTCGCGTCGTCGACGCCGTCCAGGGGTTGCCGGTGGCAGGAGCGCTCGTCGAGTTGCAGGACAGCACCGGGCGTGCCCTCCAGCGTGGCGTGAGTTCGCCGAGCGGGAGCTTTCGCTTCGTCACCGCCGGGCCGGCGATGTACCGCGTGCGCATCGCCGCGATCGGCTACACCATGCGCCCCGTGGACGCTGTGCGGGTGACCGATGCCGATGCGGTCATGCCCGACGTCCGCCTCGAACCGGCCGCCACGATTCTCCCGGATGTCATCGCCGCCGGGAAGCGACGTGCCTGCGGTCCCGACATCCTCGCTGATCCGCTCCTGAGCCGGTTGCTGGAAGGTGGCCGCGCCTCCCTGACGTTGATCGAGGCGACCCTCGGCGTCGGGGCACGATTCACGGTGCAGGAAGTGGTGACGCGAACGGTGGACCTCTCGCGCGGCACGACAGTGCGCGCCGATACCTCCCGCCGGCAATTGACGGCCTGGCCCCTGCAGAGCGTCGATCCCGAGACTCTCCGCCGCGAGGGCTTCTCCCGGCAGCTCACGCCGGAGGAGGGGCGAGGTCGAGTGTACAACGGCCCCGACCTGCGCGTCCTCTTTGCCGACTGGTTCATCGATTCCCACTGCTTCTCCTTCAACCTGAACGACAAGGACGAGGCAGCCGGGGTCATCCGGGTCAAGTACGAACCGCAGGGCAAGTCGAAGCTGGTCGACGTCTCCGGCGAGCTGGTGATTGATGCCGCCAATCTGGCGCTTCGCGAGTTCTCCTTCGTGCATCGCAACCTTCCGAAGCACATCAAGGAAGGGAAGGCGGGCGGGATGATCGCGTTTGCCCGGCTGGAGAGTGGTGCCTGGCTGCCGGTGCGGTGGGAGATCTTCGCGCCGATCGAATCGAACGCCGTGACCTATCCCACGGGTCGCTCGATCGTGATCAGCGGCGGTCGCCCGGTCTCCCCCCGTCCGATCATCAGGCCGATCGTCAACGGCAGCGTGCAGCTGACCGGCGCCCTGCTCGACGTCCGAGGCAACTGA
- a CDS encoding mechanosensitive ion channel family protein, whose translation MNRLVPTVLFDLMASVERVLSLFGVKLEEFRAAGVKVLLLWVAAFIAWRVVLVVADRIVIAADDGDDTRLSSHEKRAQTIAELLRGVGKIVIVLFTIVLTLNQFIDITPLLGGAGILALAVSFGSQSLVKDVISGFFILVENQFAVGDVIEVAAKTGTVEKMTLRVVMLRDMEGTLHIVPNGQITTVSNRTRGWSRAVVDIGVAYDADVDAVLAILRDEAKRFGESDTWVPKLDGMPEVVGVQSLGDNAVTIRVLLRTQPGNQWEAGREFRRLAKIRLDREGVEIPFPQRTVHVRHHGAAPDDPATRAAITDAAAGGA comes from the coding sequence ATGAATCGGCTCGTCCCCACTGTCCTCTTCGACCTGATGGCCTCGGTCGAACGCGTGCTGTCGCTCTTCGGCGTCAAGCTGGAGGAGTTCCGCGCCGCTGGCGTGAAGGTGCTGCTCCTCTGGGTGGCGGCCTTCATCGCGTGGCGCGTCGTGCTCGTCGTCGCCGACCGGATCGTCATCGCGGCCGACGACGGCGACGACACCCGCCTCTCGTCGCACGAGAAGCGCGCGCAGACGATCGCCGAACTGTTGCGCGGCGTGGGGAAGATCGTGATCGTCCTGTTCACGATCGTGCTGACGCTGAATCAGTTCATCGACATCACCCCGTTGCTCGGCGGGGCCGGCATCCTCGCCCTTGCCGTCTCCTTCGGGTCGCAATCGCTGGTCAAGGACGTCATCAGCGGTTTCTTCATCCTGGTCGAGAACCAGTTCGCCGTCGGCGACGTGATCGAGGTGGCGGCGAAGACCGGCACGGTCGAGAAGATGACGCTGCGGGTGGTGATGCTGCGCGACATGGAGGGGACGCTGCACATCGTCCCCAACGGGCAGATCACGACGGTGAGCAACCGGACCCGCGGCTGGTCGCGCGCCGTGGTCGACATCGGCGTCGCCTACGACGCCGATGTCGACGCGGTGCTCGCGATCCTCCGCGACGAGGCGAAGCGATTCGGCGAGTCCGACACCTGGGTGCCGAAGCTCGACGGGATGCCCGAGGTGGTGGGCGTGCAATCGCTGGGTGACAACGCGGTGACGATCCGCGTCCTGCTTCGCACCCAGCCCGGCAACCAATGGGAGGCGGGGCGGGAATTCCGGCGCCTCGCCAAGATCCGTCTCGATCGCGAAGGGGTGGAGATTCCCTTCCCGCAGCGGACCGTCCATGTCCGCCACCATGGCGCGGCGCCGGATGATCCGGCCACCCGCGCTGCGATCACCGATGCCGCCGCGGGGGGCGCGTGA
- a CDS encoding cysteine--tRNA ligase yields the protein MTLRLYNTMTRSVEDFVPLQAPHVSLYTCGPTVYNYAHIGNFRTFLFEDVLRRWLAACGFDVFHVMNLTDVDDKTIRGAAAAGASLADHVVRFIDAFREDCGYLRLLPAHVYPRATEYVAPMIALVESLLAKGVAYKGDDGSVYFAIARYPAYGKLSRLDTRELQAGAGGRTLADEYAKEDARDFVLWKAARDEDEAVGAAWDAPFGRGRPGWHLECSAMALDLIGKQLGTDVLDIHAGGIDLVFPHHEDEIAQSCAHTGKPDFARVWMHGEFLTMAGTKMSKRFGNILTARDLREEKVDAGTVRLLLATTHYRAPLDFTDQALDSAREGSRRLGAVAARLAQLPASAGSPAYEAVGATLAADFATAMNDDLNTPRALAALFEAAREGNRLLDAGEQPGPAFRAAWAKATDVLQVLPTPAAGFSLPATGATSAGDLEEAVPADQAAQQAWALGWAGRRLTAKQTRNFAEADRIRGLLAEAGWDVRDNRDGTAEVQRR from the coding sequence GTGACACTCCGGCTCTACAACACGATGACGCGGTCCGTCGAGGACTTCGTCCCGCTTCAGGCGCCCCACGTCTCGCTCTACACCTGCGGGCCGACGGTCTACAACTACGCGCACATCGGCAACTTCCGGACGTTCCTCTTCGAGGACGTGCTGCGCCGCTGGTTGGCAGCATGCGGCTTCGACGTCTTCCACGTGATGAACCTCACCGACGTCGACGACAAGACGATCCGCGGCGCGGCGGCGGCCGGGGCGTCGCTGGCCGACCATGTGGTGCGCTTCATCGACGCCTTCCGCGAGGACTGCGGGTACCTCCGCCTCCTGCCGGCGCATGTCTATCCGCGCGCCACCGAATACGTCGCGCCGATGATCGCGTTGGTGGAGTCGCTGCTGGCCAAGGGCGTCGCCTACAAGGGTGACGACGGCTCGGTGTACTTCGCGATCGCCCGCTATCCGGCCTACGGCAAGCTCTCGCGGCTCGACACGCGCGAGCTGCAGGCGGGCGCCGGTGGTCGCACCCTCGCCGACGAATACGCGAAGGAGGATGCGCGTGACTTCGTCCTCTGGAAGGCCGCACGCGACGAAGACGAAGCGGTCGGCGCCGCCTGGGATGCGCCATTCGGCCGCGGTCGGCCAGGGTGGCACCTCGAATGCTCCGCGATGGCGCTCGACCTGATCGGGAAACAGCTTGGCACCGATGTGCTCGACATCCACGCGGGCGGCATCGACCTCGTCTTCCCGCACCACGAGGATGAGATCGCGCAGAGTTGCGCCCACACCGGCAAGCCGGACTTCGCGCGCGTCTGGATGCATGGCGAGTTCCTGACGATGGCCGGCACCAAGATGTCGAAGCGCTTCGGCAACATCCTCACGGCCCGCGACCTGCGCGAGGAGAAAGTCGACGCCGGCACGGTGCGCCTGCTGCTGGCAACGACCCATTACCGCGCCCCGCTCGACTTCACCGATCAGGCGCTGGATTCGGCGCGCGAGGGGTCGCGCCGCCTCGGCGCCGTGGCCGCGCGCCTCGCCCAGCTGCCGGCGTCGGCTGGCAGTCCGGCATACGAGGCGGTCGGCGCCACCCTCGCGGCCGACTTTGCGACCGCCATGAACGACGACCTCAACACCCCGCGCGCGTTGGCGGCGCTGTTCGAGGCCGCGCGGGAAGGGAATCGACTCCTCGACGCCGGTGAGCAGCCCGGACCGGCCTTCCGGGCAGCGTGGGCCAAGGCGACGGATGTGCTGCAGGTCCTCCCGACACCGGCGGCGGGGTTCAGCCTGCCGGCGACCGGAGCCACCAGCGCCGGCGACCTCGAGGAGGCAGTGCCAGCGGATCAGGCGGCCCAGCAGGCGTGGGCGTTGGGTTGGGCGGGGCGTCGGTTGACCGCCAAGCAAACCCGAAACTTTGCCGAAGCCGACCGGATTCGCGGGCTCCTGGCGGAGGCGGGCTGGGACGTTCGGGACAACCGGGACGGGACGGCCGAGGTGCAGCGCCGATAA
- the secE gene encoding preprotein translocase subunit SecE, with amino-acid sequence MTDQDTQVATVSTGKLASAQGFLLDTRAEMDKVSWPPKDELVKATRAVLIGAAIFGVVLGLVDWLLQKLLVDGVAALAR; translated from the coding sequence ATGACGGATCAGGACACGCAGGTCGCGACGGTCTCGACAGGAAAGCTGGCTTCGGCTCAGGGATTCCTGCTCGACACCCGCGCCGAGATGGACAAGGTCAGCTGGCCGCCGAAGGACGAGCTCGTCAAGGCGACGCGCGCCGTCCTCATCGGCGCCGCCATCTTCGGCGTCGTGCTCGGTCTGGTGGACTGGCTGCTCCAGAAGCTCCTCGTTGACGGCGTTGCCGCGCTGGCCCGATGA
- the nusG gene encoding transcription termination/antitermination factor NusG, with product MSDTEVTYRWYAIQTTAGHENKVRMLLEQRIKDDPRPEGQKLVARALVPTQEVVEIKNGKKVTVERKLYPGYVIVQMGLSQEAQHVVNSIQGVIKFVGTGKAPLALRDDEVKRLLGMAEPEAESAPKEEIPFLVGQAVEITEGPFSDFSGVVEDVLADKGKVKVSVSLFGRPTTVELDYLQLRGH from the coding sequence ATGAGCGACACCGAAGTGACGTATCGCTGGTACGCGATCCAGACGACCGCGGGCCACGAGAACAAGGTCCGCATGCTGCTCGAACAGCGCATCAAGGACGACCCGCGGCCCGAAGGGCAGAAGCTGGTCGCCCGGGCGCTGGTGCCGACGCAGGAAGTGGTCGAGATCAAGAACGGCAAGAAGGTCACGGTCGAGCGGAAGCTCTATCCGGGCTATGTGATCGTGCAGATGGGGCTGAGCCAGGAAGCGCAGCACGTCGTGAACTCGATCCAGGGCGTGATCAAGTTCGTCGGGACCGGCAAGGCGCCATTGGCGCTCCGCGATGACGAAGTGAAGCGACTCCTCGGCATGGCCGAGCCGGAAGCCGAGTCCGCCCCGAAGGAGGAGATTCCCTTCCTCGTCGGGCAGGCCGTCGAAATCACGGAAGGACCGTTCTCGGACTTCTCCGGCGTCGTCGAGGATGTGCTCGCCGACAAGGGGAAGGTCAAGGTGTCGGTGTCGCTCTTCGGGCGGCCGACGACGGTGGAGCTGGATTATTTGCAGCTTCGGGGTCACTAG
- the rplK gene encoding 50S ribosomal protein L11 codes for MAKKITAMVKLQCPAGAANPAPPVGTALGPHGVNIMEFCKQFNARTQAQSGMVIPVVVTIFGDRTFTFITKTPPAPNLLLKEAGVEKGSAAPNRTKIGKVTSAQVRKIAEIKMVDLNASDIDSAMRMIAGTARSMGLEVID; via the coding sequence ATGGCCAAGAAGATCACAGCCATGGTGAAGCTGCAGTGTCCGGCTGGCGCGGCGAATCCCGCACCTCCGGTCGGCACGGCGCTTGGCCCGCACGGGGTCAACATCATGGAATTCTGCAAGCAGTTCAACGCGCGCACCCAGGCGCAGTCGGGAATGGTGATTCCCGTGGTCGTGACGATCTTCGGTGATCGCACGTTCACGTTCATCACCAAGACCCCGCCTGCGCCGAACCTCCTGCTGAAGGAAGCCGGAGTGGAGAAGGGCAGCGCCGCGCCGAACCGCACCAAGATCGGGAAGGTGACCTCCGCGCAGGTGCGGAAGATCGCCGAGATCAAGATGGTCGACCTGAACGCCTCCGACATCGATTCCGCGATGCGCATGATCGCCGGGACCGCACGGTCGATGGGGCTGGAGGTCATCGACTGA
- a CDS encoding 50S ribosomal protein L1, producing MATQGKKYRAAVAKVDTTRMHSTSEAVDLVKQTTYAKFDATVDVAVRLGVDPRHADQVVRGTVILPHGTGKTVRVLVVAQGDRAKDAEAAGADFVGLEYLAKLKEGWLECDVIVATPDVMGQLGALGRILGPRGLMPNPKAGTVTMDVAKAVKEIKAGKIEFRVDKTGNVHAPIGKVSFSGEQLAANLDAFMETIVKAKPSAAKGTYVRSATVSATMGPGIKLDTAGYR from the coding sequence ATGGCGACCCAGGGCAAGAAGTATCGCGCTGCCGTGGCCAAGGTCGACACCACCCGGATGCATTCGACGTCCGAGGCGGTGGACCTCGTCAAGCAGACCACGTACGCCAAGTTCGACGCGACGGTGGACGTCGCCGTCCGGCTCGGAGTGGATCCGCGTCACGCTGACCAGGTGGTCCGCGGCACGGTGATCCTCCCGCACGGCACCGGCAAGACGGTTCGCGTGCTCGTCGTCGCCCAGGGCGACCGGGCCAAGGACGCCGAGGCGGCGGGTGCCGACTTCGTCGGGCTCGAGTATCTGGCCAAGCTGAAGGAAGGCTGGCTGGAGTGCGACGTCATCGTCGCCACGCCGGACGTCATGGGGCAGCTGGGCGCGCTCGGCCGGATCCTCGGTCCGCGCGGCCTGATGCCGAATCCGAAGGCGGGCACCGTCACGATGGACGTGGCGAAGGCCGTCAAGGAGATCAAGGCGGGCAAGATCGAGTTCCGCGTCGACAAGACGGGGAACGTCCATGCTCCGATCGGCAAGGTCTCGTTCTCCGGCGAACAGCTGGCGGCGAACCTCGACGCATTCATGGAGACCATCGTGAAGGCCAAGCCGTCGGCCGCCAAGGGGACCTATGTCCGCTCGGCGACCGTCAGCGCGACGATGGGCCCCGGCATCAAGCTCGACACCGCGGGGTACCGATGA
- a CDS encoding 50S ribosomal protein L10 — MSKIERHAEVAMLTEAIKASPTLFVTDFSGLNVLKMTEFRRRLRAAGGQYVVVKNTLAQRALAANSIADLDSHLTGNTGLVFAGGDPMAAAKVIGEFAKEHEKPTVKAGWVDGKAVAPAYVKRLGEIPPREVLLGQFAGALNGVLYQVVGALEALREQRSASSAA; from the coding sequence ATGAGCAAGATTGAACGGCATGCGGAAGTCGCCATGCTGACCGAGGCCATCAAGGCCTCCCCGACGCTCTTCGTCACCGACTTCAGCGGCCTCAACGTGCTGAAGATGACGGAGTTCCGCCGGCGCCTCCGGGCAGCGGGTGGACAGTACGTCGTGGTGAAGAACACGCTGGCCCAGCGGGCGCTGGCCGCGAACAGCATCGCGGATCTCGACAGTCACCTGACCGGCAACACCGGCCTCGTCTTCGCAGGCGGGGATCCGATGGCGGCGGCCAAGGTGATCGGCGAGTTCGCCAAGGAACACGAGAAGCCGACCGTGAAGGCCGGGTGGGTCGACGGCAAGGCCGTTGCCCCGGCGTACGTGAAGCGTCTCGGCGAGATCCCCCCGCGGGAGGTGCTGCTCGGCCAGTTTGCCGGCGCGCTCAACGGAGTCCTCTATCAGGTGGTCGGTGCGCTCGAGGCGCTCCGCGAACAGCGTTCGGCCAGCTCGGCCGCGTAA
- the rplL gene encoding 50S ribosomal protein L7/L12 — MATMLSNDEIIDAIGNKTVLELADLIEAFTTKFNVSIAAAPAAGGGGAAAAVVEEQTEFAVILKAGGEKKINVIKVVREITSLGLKEAKDLVDGAPSTVKDGVSKAEAEEMKKRLEEQGASVELK, encoded by the coding sequence ATGGCGACTATGCTCAGCAACGACGAAATCATCGACGCGATCGGCAACAAGACCGTGCTCGAACTGGCCGACTTGATCGAGGCCTTCACCACGAAGTTCAACGTCTCCATCGCGGCCGCTCCGGCGGCGGGTGGCGGCGGCGCGGCCGCGGCCGTGGTCGAGGAGCAGACGGAGTTCGCCGTCATCCTCAAGGCGGGTGGCGAGAAGAAGATCAACGTGATCAAGGTCGTCCGCGAGATCACCTCGCTCGGCCTGAAGGAAGCCAAGGACCTGGTCGATGGCGCGCCGAGCACCGTGAAGGACGGCGTCTCCAAGGCCGAGGCCGAGGAAATGAAGAAGCGGCTTGAGGAGCAGGGCGCGAGCGTCGAGCTGAAGTGA